A region of the bacterium genome:
AGTCCGAGATCGGCCCCGGCCGCTGCGCGCATACGGTCGGCAAGCAGCATGCCGAGCGGGTCCGGTCGCCAGCTCTTGTCCTTGCCCGCGAAGGGCTCAGGCAGTCGGCCGAGCACCTGGTTCATCTCCCGATCAACCAGCGTCCCGGCGCGCTCGATGAGCGCCTTCACCTCGAGCTCCTCCGGCCAGGCGATCGTCACGGGCTCGTTGCGCCACGCGAAGTCCCAGCCGCCGTCGGTCCGCCGGAAGCACTCGAGAACGCCCAGGTTGTAGCCATAGCAGCCGGTCTGGCAGATCGTCACCGGGCCCACGCGCTGCGGCTCGCGCAGGAAGCTGTGGCTGTGGCCGCCGATGATCAAGGGGATCTCGGGCACCGCCGCGGCAAGCAGGCTGTCGGCCTCGATGCCGCAGTGGCTGAGCACGAGGCGCAGGTCGGCGGCGGGGCGTGCAGCCGCCAGCCACTCGCGCAGCACGGTCACCGGCGGACGCACGAGCAGCTCGCCCCGTGCGACCTCGCCGACGAGTTCCGGCAATTCGGCGGCGATGAGGCCGAGCACCTCGACGCGCAGACCGCCGGCCTCGAGCAGGGCGCTCTCGGGCAGCAGCGGCTCGCCGTCCGGGAAGGCGAGATTGGCGCAGACGGTCGGGAAGCGAGCGCCCACGCGGGCGCGCAGGAAGTTGAGGTGGCCGTCGTCCAGCTCGTGATTGCCCAGGGCCATCGCCGCGCAGCCGAGACGATCCATCAGCGCGATGCCCAGGCTGCCCTTGTAGAAGTGGTAGAAGGGCGTGCCCGCGAAGAGGTCACCCGCGTCGAGATAGAGCAGGCGATCGCCGTGCTCCGCGCGCAGCTCGCCGATCCGCCAAGCGATGCGGGCGAAGCCGCCGCGCAGCGCGCCGTCGCGGTCGGGAAAGCTGCGGTAGTGGGCGTGCAGGTCGTTCGTGTGGACGATGACGAGATCCGGGCGGCGGGCTTCCGCGCCGAGCGCCGCGCGCGTCAAGGCGAGAAGCAGGACGAGGAGCATGACGCAGGGGCGGCGGCGCTGGGACATGGCGACCTCGTTTGGCATTGTG
Encoded here:
- a CDS encoding bifunctional metallophosphatase/5'-nucleotidase; the protein is MPNEVAMSQRRRPCVMLLVLLLALTRAALGAEARRPDLVIVHTNDLHAHYRSFPDRDGALRGGFARIAWRIGELRAEHGDRLLYLDAGDLFAGTPFYHFYKGSLGIALMDRLGCAAMALGNHELDDGHLNFLRARVGARFPTVCANLAFPDGEPLLPESALLEAGGLRVEVLGLIAAELPELVGEVARGELLVRPPVTVLREWLAAARPAADLRLVLSHCGIEADSLLAAAVPEIPLIIGGHSHSFLREPQRVGPVTICQTGCYGYNLGVLECFRRTDGGWDFAWRNEPVTIAWPEELEVKALIERAGTLVDREMNQVLGRLPEPFAGKDKSWRPDPLGMLLADRMRAAAGADLGLQNSGGYRTHLPAGPITRGQLFELMPFNNQVLRLHFRGSDLRSLFDFLAAGHGDYCFAQIVGGDYAIADSLALEIHVGGAPLEPEREYTLATLDFLFSGGDGYGPVLQTATRVDTLAVFGRDLLEDFLLSGAQPRPADFPPNFRVLE